In a genomic window of Mycolicibacter heraklionensis:
- the kasB gene encoding 3-oxoacyl-ACP synthase KasB → MSTLATGKGLPNVVVTGYAMTTALAADGENTWKKLLDGQSGIRKLTDSFVEEYDLPVRIGGHLVENPESFDEGLSRTELRRLSYLQKMALVLSRRAWAHAGSPEVDTRRLMVSVGTGMGSSEELVWAYDGMRERGLKAVSPLVVQKYMPNGAAAAVGLDRQAKAGVITPISACASGSEGIAHAWQQIVLGEADIAICGGVETRIEAVPIAGFAQMRIVLSTTNDDPEGACRPFDRDRNGFVFGEAGALMVIETEEHAKARGANILARIMGASITSDGYHIVAPDPDGQSAGRAMTRAIQIADLTPGDISHVNAHATGTSVGDVAEGHAINLALGPHGGNAAVYAPKAALGHSVGAVGAVESILTVMALREQVIPPTRNLENLDPEIDLDVVAGEPRPGDYQYAINNSFGFGGHNVAIVFGRY, encoded by the coding sequence ATGTCAACGCTGGCAACGGGAAAGGGTCTCCCCAACGTCGTCGTCACCGGCTACGCCATGACGACGGCTTTGGCCGCGGACGGGGAGAACACCTGGAAGAAGCTGCTGGACGGCCAGAGCGGCATACGCAAGCTCACCGATTCGTTCGTCGAAGAGTATGACCTGCCGGTTCGCATCGGCGGGCATCTCGTCGAGAACCCGGAGTCATTCGACGAAGGGCTGAGCCGGACCGAGCTGCGTCGGCTTTCCTACTTGCAGAAGATGGCTTTGGTGCTGAGCCGGCGTGCCTGGGCGCACGCCGGCTCACCCGAAGTCGATACGCGGCGCCTCATGGTGTCGGTCGGCACCGGGATGGGCTCCAGCGAGGAGCTCGTCTGGGCCTATGACGGTATGCGCGAGCGCGGCCTCAAGGCGGTCTCGCCGTTGGTCGTGCAGAAGTACATGCCCAACGGAGCGGCCGCGGCCGTCGGACTGGACCGTCAGGCCAAGGCCGGGGTGATCACCCCGATCTCGGCCTGTGCCTCCGGTTCGGAGGGCATCGCGCATGCCTGGCAGCAGATCGTGCTCGGCGAAGCCGACATCGCGATCTGCGGTGGCGTGGAAACCCGGATCGAAGCGGTGCCGATCGCCGGGTTCGCCCAGATGCGCATCGTGCTGTCCACCACCAACGACGACCCGGAGGGCGCCTGCCGCCCGTTCGACCGCGACCGCAACGGGTTCGTGTTCGGCGAGGCCGGCGCGCTGATGGTGATTGAGACCGAGGAGCACGCCAAGGCGCGCGGGGCCAACATCCTCGCCCGGATCATGGGTGCCTCGATCACCTCGGACGGCTACCACATCGTCGCGCCGGACCCCGACGGCCAAAGCGCCGGTCGGGCGATGACGCGGGCGATCCAGATCGCCGACCTGACACCCGGCGACATCAGCCACGTCAATGCGCACGCCACCGGCACCTCGGTGGGTGACGTGGCAGAAGGCCACGCCATCAACCTCGCGTTGGGCCCGCACGGCGGCAACGCCGCGGTGTACGCGCCCAAGGCGGCGCTCGGCCACTCGGTCGGCGCGGTCGGCGCGGTGGAGTCCATCCTGACGGTGATGGCGCTGCGTGAACAGGTCATCCCACCGACGCGGAACCTGGAGAATCTCGACCCGGAGATCGACCTGGACGTGGTGGCCGGTGAGCCGCGGCCGGGCGACTACCAGTACGCGATCAACAACTCGTTCGGGTTCGGCGGGCACAACGTCGCGATCGTCTTCGGTCGGTACTGA
- the kasA gene encoding 3-oxoacyl-ACP synthase KasA produces the protein MSSSLSTANGGYPSVVVTAVEATTSIGADIESTWKGLLAGESGIHVLEDEFVTKWDLPVKIGGHLKDPVDDHMGRLDMRRMSYVQRMAKLLSGRLWENAGSPEVDQDRLAVVIGTGLGGGEKIVETYDLMNEGGPRKVSPLAVQMIMPNGAAAVVGLQVGARAGVITPVSACSSGSEAIAHAWRQIVMGDADMVVCGGVEGGIEALPIATFSMMRAMSTRNDDPEGASRPFDKDRDGFVFGEAGAMMIIETEEHAKARGAKPLARLMGAGITSDAYHMVAPGPDGKRAGRAMTRSLELAGLSAKDVDHINAHGTATPIGDTAEANAIREAGCQHAAVYAPKSALGHSIGAVGALESVLTVLSLRDGVIPPTLNYETPDPEIDLDIVAGEPRYGDYKYAINNSFGFGGHNVALAFGRY, from the coding sequence TCCTCACTTTCGACGGCCAACGGCGGTTACCCCAGTGTGGTGGTAACCGCCGTTGAGGCCACGACTTCGATCGGTGCGGACATCGAGAGCACGTGGAAGGGCCTGCTGGCCGGCGAAAGCGGAATCCACGTCCTCGAAGACGAGTTCGTCACCAAATGGGACCTGCCGGTCAAGATCGGTGGGCATCTCAAGGACCCGGTCGACGACCACATGGGCCGCCTCGACATGCGTCGCATGTCCTATGTCCAGCGGATGGCCAAGCTGCTCAGCGGCCGACTCTGGGAGAACGCCGGTTCTCCCGAGGTCGACCAGGACCGGCTCGCCGTGGTGATCGGCACCGGCCTGGGCGGTGGCGAGAAGATCGTCGAGACCTACGACCTGATGAACGAGGGCGGCCCCCGCAAGGTGTCGCCGCTGGCCGTTCAGATGATCATGCCCAACGGCGCCGCCGCGGTGGTCGGCCTGCAGGTCGGCGCCCGTGCCGGGGTCATCACCCCGGTGTCGGCCTGCTCGTCGGGCTCGGAGGCGATCGCGCACGCGTGGCGTCAGATCGTCATGGGTGACGCCGACATGGTCGTCTGCGGTGGCGTCGAAGGCGGCATCGAGGCTCTGCCGATCGCGACGTTCTCGATGATGCGCGCGATGTCGACGCGCAACGACGACCCCGAGGGTGCGTCGCGGCCGTTCGACAAGGACCGGGACGGCTTCGTGTTCGGTGAGGCCGGCGCGATGATGATCATCGAGACCGAAGAGCACGCCAAGGCACGCGGCGCCAAGCCGCTGGCCCGGCTGATGGGCGCCGGAATCACCTCCGACGCCTACCACATGGTGGCTCCCGGCCCCGACGGCAAGCGGGCCGGCCGGGCGATGACGCGGTCGCTGGAGTTGGCGGGCCTGTCCGCCAAGGACGTCGACCACATCAACGCGCACGGAACTGCCACTCCGATCGGGGACACCGCCGAGGCGAACGCGATCCGGGAAGCCGGTTGCCAGCACGCCGCGGTGTACGCACCCAAGTCGGCGCTGGGCCACTCCATCGGGGCGGTCGGGGCGCTGGAGTCGGTGCTGACGGTGCTCTCGCTGCGTGACGGGGTCATCCCGCCGACGCTGAACTACGAGACGCCGGACCCGGAGATCGATCTGGACATCGTGGCGGGCGAGCCCCGCTACGGCGACTACAAGTACGCCATCAACAATTCATTCGGGTTCGGTGGGCACAACGTCGCGCTCGCCTTTGGGCGGTACTGA